A portion of the Moraxella ovis genome contains these proteins:
- a CDS encoding SulP family inorganic anion transporter yields MSILPNWLGTLRQNPKLISNDLMAGLMMAVLVIPQSLGYAALAGLPPIMGLYASIVPTLVYAYLGASSINAVGPVAITAIMTSSALSGYAAGSVQYVTLSITLAMMVGGILCLASILRLGWIMQFVSRGVSSGFISAAAVLIVISQLKNLIGAPITGGSLIDIIRSLSNTSITIKPYTALLGIGALMILLVNRYVGALWAWLPKARADFAKRLVVIIVTILSIILATRLGWGALDIRLLERLPTGLPAFKFLPLSLGTLLDLLPSALLIALIAFISSSAIASNYARTHQQPFDNNKELLGLGFANIASSVTGGFTVAGGLSRTSLNISLGAKTPFASIVCALGILFILLFFGQYLAGLPYAVLSAIIVSSVLSMIDIQTLKAALKHDKADALCLVLCFGAAIIFGLNIGLVVGLLVSFVLMIYRSHRVNIAILGQLGNSEHFRDISRHKATTFDNLLMVRIDESLYFGNALTIHETLRKLYYEHPKATEVILIMTAVNHIDLTAQEMLSSFNQEIQSQGRRLHLAEVKGPAMDVLKDSELFKHLSGEVFLSTKLAVDKLKYQGDDWCGM; encoded by the coding sequence ATGTCTATTCTTCCCAACTGGCTTGGTACACTGCGGCAAAACCCAAAGCTCATCAGTAACGATCTGATGGCAGGGCTAATGATGGCGGTATTGGTGATCCCTCAGAGCCTAGGTTATGCAGCACTGGCAGGACTGCCACCCATCATGGGGCTATACGCATCCATCGTCCCGACTCTAGTGTATGCTTATCTTGGTGCAAGCAGCATTAATGCAGTAGGCCCTGTTGCCATCACTGCGATCATGACATCCAGCGCGCTGTCTGGCTATGCCGCAGGTAGCGTGCAGTATGTGACTTTATCCATCACGCTTGCCATGATGGTGGGCGGAATATTGTGTCTAGCCAGCATCCTAAGGCTAGGCTGGATCATGCAGTTCGTCAGCCGCGGCGTGTCCTCAGGCTTTATTAGCGCGGCAGCGGTACTGATCGTCATCAGCCAACTAAAAAACCTCATCGGCGCGCCCATCACAGGTGGCAGTCTCATCGACATCATCAGGAGCCTATCGAACACTTCCATCACCATTAAACCATATACCGCCCTATTAGGCATCGGCGCACTCATGATTTTATTGGTCAATCGCTACGTTGGTGCGCTGTGGGCATGGCTACCCAAGGCACGGGCAGACTTCGCCAAGCGGCTTGTGGTAATCATCGTCACGATACTCTCCATTATCCTTGCCACACGCCTTGGATGGGGCGCACTTGACATTCGATTGCTTGAGCGTTTGCCTACTGGATTGCCTGCGTTTAAATTTTTGCCGTTATCACTTGGCACCCTGTTAGACCTACTACCATCGGCATTATTAATTGCGCTCATCGCCTTCATCTCAAGCTCTGCCATCGCCAGCAATTATGCACGCACCCATCAGCAGCCTTTTGATAACAACAAAGAGCTGCTGGGCCTAGGCTTTGCTAACATCGCCAGCAGTGTCACGGGAGGCTTTACGGTGGCGGGAGGTCTGTCACGCACCAGCCTGAACATCAGTCTTGGTGCCAAGACGCCCTTTGCATCGATCGTGTGTGCGCTTGGCATTCTATTTATTTTGTTGTTTTTTGGGCAGTATTTGGCAGGCCTGCCTTATGCGGTGCTGTCCGCCATCATCGTAAGCTCCGTACTGTCGATGATTGACATACAGACCCTAAAAGCCGCCCTAAAACACGACAAGGCAGATGCACTATGTCTGGTGCTATGCTTTGGGGCGGCGATTATCTTTGGGCTTAATATCGGGCTTGTGGTTGGGCTGTTGGTTAGCTTTGTGCTGATGATCTATCGCTCGCACCGCGTGAACATCGCCATCCTCGGACAGCTTGGTAATAGCGAGCATTTTCGCGACATCTCCCGGCATAAGGCGACCACCTTTGATAATCTGCTGATGGTGCGCATCGATGAGAGCCTGTATTTTGGTAATGCACTGACCATTCATGAGACACTGCGAAAGCTCTACTATGAGCACCCAAAGGCCACTGAGGTCATTCTTATCATGACGGCAGTGAATCACATCGATCTAACCGCCCAAGAGATGCTCTCATCCTTCAATCAAGAAATCCAAAGCCAAGGCAGACGCCTACATCTGGCAGAAGTCAAAGGCCCTGCCATGGATGTTCTAAAGGACAGCGAGCTCTTTAAGCACCTGTCTGGCGAAGTATTCTTAAGCACCAAGCTGGCTGTAGATAAATTAAAATACCAAGGCGATGATTGGTGCGGCATGTGA
- a CDS encoding RluA family pseudouridine synthase, producing MNHAQERHDRLNDEAIAKMNADEQVRSDVFFREFIQSITVYEDEDIWVGDKPAGLLSVDGRVLKVSLQSRLLKVNPNIKLIHRLDMDTSGLIIFAKHAAAQTHISKQFIERIPTKEYQAVVFGTIAKDDKKGIIDVPVRYEPSTKPRHIVDMNWNKSALTHYEVLHHELRTDDQGVLHPVTRVALKPITGRSHQLRVHMVHLGHVMIGDPIYATGTALQIAPRLNLHAHKLRLKHPMHGVWMDWESEVTF from the coding sequence ATGAATCACGCCCAAGAACGCCACGACCGCCTAAATGACGAAGCCATTGCCAAGATGAATGCTGATGAGCAGGTACGCTCAGATGTATTTTTTAGGGAATTTATCCAGTCCATCACCGTTTATGAAGATGAGGACATCTGGGTGGGGGATAAGCCTGCGGGACTCTTGAGTGTGGATGGGCGAGTGTTAAAGGTTAGCTTGCAGTCGCGGCTGCTTAAGGTAAATCCTAACATCAAGCTCATACATAGGCTGGACATGGATACATCAGGCTTGATCATCTTTGCCAAGCATGCGGCGGCGCAGACTCACATCTCAAAGCAGTTCATCGAGCGCATTCCTACCAAGGAATATCAAGCGGTCGTCTTCGGCACGATCGCCAAAGATGACAAAAAAGGCATCATCGATGTGCCCGTGCGTTACGAGCCCAGTACTAAGCCGCGTCACATTGTGGACATGAACTGGAATAAGAGTGCGCTTACGCATTATGAAGTGCTGCATCATGAGCTGCGCACTGATGATCAGGGTGTCTTACATCCGGTGACCCGGGTCGCGCTAAAGCCCATCACAGGCAGAAGCCATCAGCTGCGAGTGCACATGGTGCATCTGGGGCATGTCATGATTGGCGATCCCATCTATGCCACAGGCACAGCGCTGCAGATCGCGCCACGTCTAAACCTGCATGCCCATAAACTTCGCCTAAAGCATCCTATGCATGGGGTGTGGATGGACTGGGAAAGTGAAGTGACTTTTTAA
- the rho gene encoding transcription termination factor Rho — protein MNLTELKRKPVAELLSIAEQMGLENMARSRKQDIIFAILKTHARNGEPIYGDGVLEILPDGFGFLRSSEGSYLAGPDDIYVSPSQIRRFNLQTGDSIAGQIRPPKEQERYFALLKVSEINFDTPDRSRHKLIFENLTPLFPTKQLTLEQGNGTTEDLTGRVIDLIAPIGKGQRSIIVAPPKAGKTVLLQNIAQAIAKNHPECYLIVLLIDERPEEVTEMQRTVRGEVVASTFDEPPQRHIQVAEMVIEKAKRLVEHKQDVVILLDSITRLARAYNTVIPSSGKVLTGGVDANALERPKRFFGAARNVEEGGSLTIISTALIDTGSKMDGVIFEEFKGTGNQEITLERDLAERRIFPAINIKKSSTRREERLLDEETLRRVWVLRKLLQPMDDSQATEFLLDRLKDSKTNDEFFSNMTKKASS, from the coding sequence ATGAATCTAACCGAACTCAAAAGAAAGCCAGTCGCCGAACTGCTCTCCATCGCTGAGCAAATGGGACTTGAGAACATGGCTCGCAGCCGCAAACAAGACATTATTTTCGCCATTCTAAAAACCCACGCCCGCAACGGTGAGCCCATTTATGGTGATGGTGTGCTAGAAATTCTGCCTGATGGCTTTGGATTTTTACGTTCATCTGAAGGCTCCTATTTGGCAGGCCCTGATGACATCTATGTCAGCCCAAGCCAAATTCGCCGCTTCAACCTGCAAACCGGCGACTCAATCGCAGGGCAGATTCGCCCACCCAAAGAACAAGAGCGATATTTTGCGTTACTGAAGGTCAGCGAGATTAACTTTGATACGCCGGATCGCAGCCGTCATAAGCTGATTTTTGAGAACTTAACACCCCTATTCCCCACCAAGCAGCTCACACTTGAGCAAGGCAACGGCACCACCGAAGACCTAACCGGTCGCGTGATTGATCTCATCGCCCCCATCGGTAAGGGTCAGCGCTCCATCATCGTAGCGCCACCCAAGGCAGGTAAGACCGTTCTGCTACAGAACATCGCCCAAGCCATCGCCAAAAACCACCCTGAATGCTATCTGATCGTCCTGCTCATCGATGAACGCCCCGAAGAAGTCACCGAGATGCAGCGCACCGTACGCGGTGAAGTGGTAGCATCCACCTTTGATGAACCGCCACAGCGTCACATTCAAGTCGCTGAGATGGTCATCGAGAAAGCCAAACGCCTAGTTGAGCACAAGCAAGATGTCGTGATTCTATTAGACTCCATCACCCGTCTGGCGCGCGCCTATAATACTGTCATTCCATCGAGCGGCAAAGTACTGACAGGTGGTGTGGACGCCAATGCACTCGAGCGTCCGAAACGCTTCTTTGGTGCGGCGCGTAATGTCGAAGAAGGTGGCAGTCTGACCATCATCTCAACCGCGCTGATCGACACAGGCTCGAAGATGGACGGGGTGATCTTTGAAGAATTTAAAGGCACGGGCAACCAAGAGATCACCCTTGAGCGTGATTTGGCGGAGCGTCGCATATTCCCTGCCATCAACATCAAAAAATCAAGCACTCGCCGTGAAGAGCGCCTATTAGATGAAGAGACTCTGCGCCGTGTCTGGGTTCTGCGCAAGCTGCTGCAACCGATGGATGACTCCCAAGCGACTGAGTTTTTACTTGACCGCCTAAAAGACTCTAAGACAAATGACGAATTTTTTAGCAATATGACCAAAAAAGCGTCCTCCTAA
- the trxA gene encoding thioredoxin, which yields MSIINTTDANFDQDVLQADKPVLVDFWAAWCGPCKAIAPTLEELADDYADRAQIVKVNVDDNPEVAARFGIRSIPTLFVFKGGEKVDTIVGSRPKSEFAALLDKHL from the coding sequence ATGTCAATCATCAATACCACAGACGCTAATTTTGACCAAGACGTACTTCAAGCCGACAAGCCTGTGCTTGTAGATTTTTGGGCCGCTTGGTGTGGTCCTTGTAAAGCCATCGCGCCAACCCTAGAAGAGCTTGCCGATGACTATGCCGATCGCGCGCAGATCGTTAAAGTTAATGTCGATGACAACCCTGAAGTTGCGGCACGCTTTGGCATTCGCAGCATTCCAACGCTATTCGTCTTCAAAGGCGGCGAGAAAGTAGACACCATCGTTGGCAGCCGTCCAAAATCAGAATTCGCTGCACTGCTTGATAAGCACCTATAA
- a CDS encoding zinc ribbon domain-containing protein YjdM — translation MNLPACPKCEENYTYADGDLLICPMCAHEWSADADADDMPIIKDAVGNVLNDGDSVTVIKDLKVKGSSTPIKVGTKVKSIRLIHDAPDDHDIDCKIDGFGAMKLKSSVVKKA, via the coding sequence ATGAATCTACCTGCCTGCCCAAAATGCGAAGAAAACTACACTTATGCTGATGGCGATCTCTTGATCTGCCCAATGTGCGCGCATGAATGGTCAGCAGATGCAGACGCGGATGACATGCCTATTATTAAGGATGCAGTGGGCAACGTGCTAAATGATGGCGACAGCGTAACTGTGATTAAGGATTTGAAGGTCAAAGGCTCATCAACGCCAATCAAAGTAGGTACAAAAGTCAAATCCATCCGCCTGATTCATGACGCACCAGATGACCATGATATTGATTGTAAGATCGATGGCTTTGGTGCAATGAAACTAAAATCCAGCGTGGTAAAAAAAGCCTAG
- a CDS encoding BolA family protein, which yields MNTPTADAIISNLQSLSHTHITLDNESHMHAGYYEGKESHFKLVIVSDAFDGKRLVARHQLVYALTNPLMMANGGTIHALAIHAYTPDEWLGQAPDSPNCAGQNRG from the coding sequence ATGAACACTCCAACCGCTGACGCGATTATTAGTAACTTACAAAGCCTGAGCCATACACACATCACGCTTGATAACGAAAGCCACATGCATGCAGGTTATTATGAAGGCAAAGAGAGCCACTTTAAGCTTGTCATCGTCAGCGATGCCTTTGATGGCAAGCGCTTGGTGGCTCGTCATCAGCTCGTTTATGCACTGACGAATCCCTTAATGATGGCGAATGGTGGCACGATTCATGCCCTCGCCATTCATGCCTACACCCCTGACGAATGGTTGGGGCAAGCGCCTGACAGCCCCAACTGCGCAGGTCAAAATCGCGGCTAA
- the hemL gene encoding glutamate-1-semialdehyde 2,1-aminomutase: protein MTTLTADQVLFEKAKRHIPGGVNSPVRAFAGVGGTPVFVSRAKGAYMYDTEGREYIDYVGSWGPMILGHAHPKVIDAVKKAADDGLSFGAPTPFETTMADLIADIIPHIELVRMVSSGTEATMSAIRLARGYTGRDKIVKFEGCYHGHSDSLLVKAGSGMLDIGEPTSKGVPADFAKHTVTLPYNDIDALQSAFDKFGDEFACVILEPIAGNMNMIVPSQEFHNTLRELCTKHGAVLIFDEVMTGFRVGLKGASHHFGITPDLSTFGKIIGAGLPVGAFGGKREIMECIAPLGGVYQAGTLSGNPLAMRAGKAMFDELTRPNFYEELTAKAAKLVNGLQALADKHGIDFASCHVGGMFGLFFAKELPKNFNDVACADTKRFNKFFHGMLERGIYLAPSAFEAAFMSIAHTDDDIKKTLVAADEVFASL from the coding sequence ATGACGACACTTACTGCCGACCAAGTCTTATTTGAAAAAGCTAAACGCCACATTCCGGGGGGTGTAAACTCGCCCGTGCGTGCCTTTGCAGGGGTGGGTGGTACGCCTGTGTTCGTAAGCCGTGCCAAGGGAGCGTATATGTACGACACCGAAGGGCGTGAATACATCGACTACGTTGGCTCGTGGGGACCTATGATTTTGGGTCATGCTCACCCCAAAGTCATTGATGCGGTCAAAAAGGCTGCCGATGACGGCTTGTCCTTTGGAGCTCCCACGCCCTTTGAGACCACGATGGCGGATTTGATTGCCGACATTATCCCGCACATTGAGCTCGTTCGCATGGTGTCATCAGGCACGGAGGCGACCATGAGTGCCATTCGTCTGGCTCGTGGCTACACAGGGCGAGATAAGATTGTCAAATTTGAAGGGTGCTATCATGGGCATTCAGATAGCCTGCTTGTCAAGGCAGGTTCTGGCATGCTAGACATTGGTGAGCCGACATCTAAGGGCGTGCCTGCCGACTTTGCCAAGCATACTGTAACTTTGCCTTATAATGACATTGATGCGTTGCAATCCGCCTTTGATAAATTTGGCGATGAATTTGCGTGCGTGATTTTAGAGCCGATAGCGGGTAACATGAACATGATTGTCCCGAGCCAAGAGTTTCATAACACCCTGCGCGAGCTTTGCACCAAGCACGGGGCGGTGTTGATTTTTGATGAAGTGATGACGGGCTTTCGTGTGGGGCTAAAAGGGGCAAGCCATCATTTTGGCATTACCCCTGACCTTAGCACCTTTGGCAAAATCATCGGAGCTGGCTTGCCTGTGGGAGCATTTGGCGGTAAGCGTGAGATTATGGAATGTATAGCCCCCTTGGGCGGTGTTTACCAAGCAGGGACATTGTCTGGCAACCCCTTAGCCATGCGTGCAGGTAAGGCGATGTTTGATGAATTAACTCGTCCGAATTTTTATGAAGAATTAACCGCCAAAGCCGCCAAACTGGTAAACGGCTTGCAAGCACTTGCCGACAAACACGGCATAGATTTTGCAAGCTGTCATGTGGGCGGTATGTTCGGGCTGTTTTTTGCCAAAGAATTGCCTAAAAACTTTAATGACGTGGCATGCGCCGACACCAAACGCTTTAATAAGTTTTTCCACGGCATGCTAGAACGTGGCATTTATCTTGCGCCTTCTGCCTTTGAGGCGGCGTTCATGTCGATTGCGCACACTGATGATGACATTAAAAAGACGCTGGTGGCGGCGGATGAAGTCTTTGCATCGTTGTGA
- the secA gene encoding preprotein translocase subunit SecA, whose protein sequence is MLSKIIGSVIGTKNERELKRMRKIVAKINAYEPTIQTLSDEELRQKTFEFKERHQQGESLDSILPEAFAVCREASIRVNGMRHYDVQLIGGMTLHEGKIAEMKTGEGKTLMATLAIYLNAISGKGVHVVTVNDYLAGRDAELNRPLFSFLGLTVGVIYSQQPPQEKFEAYRADITYGTNNEYGFDYLRDNMVFSLAEKKQRPLNYCIIDEIDSILIDEARTPLIISGQAEDSAELYALINTIVPRLTRSEDEEANKDNKDGDFWIDEKNRAIEISEKGYEKIERFLVEVGELGANESLYSPARLPLLAHVQAAIRAHHIFVKNIHYIVQDGEVIIVDENTGRTMPGRRWSEGLHQAVEAKEGVEIQAENQTMATTTFQNYFRLYDKLSGMTGTADTEAAEFKSTYDLDVVIIPTHRPIARIDMDDQIFLTKLGKYQGIIKEIKSITAKGAPVLVGTATIEASEELSYLLDQEGIVHNVLNAKQHEREAEIIAQAGRPQAVTIATNMAGRGTDIILGGNWQAQIDNLHELTEEQKAQLQADWQNKNEAVKAAGGLHIIGSERHESRRIDNQLRGRAGRQGDPGQSRFFLSLEDDLMRIFAGDRVMNMFRAMGLKEDEAIEHKMVSRSIEGAQGKVEARDFDARKNLLKYDDVANEQRKVIYGQRDDLLGQADLQESIKEMHHEVYNALINQFVPAGSVDDQWNIDGLEDEIEDAFRFYMPINDWLDADRRLDEEGLRDKIISTAIARYEDRRMQMGEDSAAQLERHFMLQSLDRHWKEHLTQMDQLRKGIHLRSYAQKNPEQEYKRESFELFRSMLGAIKSDIVQDLARVHVPTPEELAALEEERRRQIEQMRMQFEHNQANEETSEPREHRAASNQNITFTLSAAGVSAEQAARMAEKDVAIPENINRNAPCPCGSGLKYKQCHGKLS, encoded by the coding sequence ATGTTAAGTAAAATTATCGGCAGTGTCATTGGCACTAAAAATGAGCGCGAGCTCAAACGCATGCGCAAAATTGTCGCAAAAATCAACGCCTATGAACCTACGATTCAGACGCTGTCCGATGAAGAGCTGCGCCAAAAAACCTTTGAATTCAAAGAGCGCCATCAACAGGGTGAGAGTCTAGATAGCATCCTGCCAGAAGCCTTTGCGGTATGTCGTGAAGCGTCCATTCGTGTTAATGGCATGCGCCACTATGACGTGCAGCTCATCGGTGGTATGACTTTGCATGAAGGCAAGATTGCCGAGATGAAGACCGGTGAGGGTAAGACCTTGATGGCGACCCTTGCCATTTATCTAAATGCGATCAGTGGTAAGGGTGTGCACGTCGTCACGGTGAACGACTATCTGGCAGGGCGTGATGCCGAGCTGAACCGTCCTTTATTTAGCTTTTTGGGGTTGACGGTGGGCGTGATTTACAGCCAGCAGCCACCACAGGAGAAGTTTGAGGCTTATCGCGCTGACATCACTTACGGCACGAATAACGAATACGGCTTTGACTATCTGCGTGATAACATGGTGTTTAGCCTTGCCGAGAAAAAACAGCGCCCGCTTAATTACTGTATCATCGATGAGATCGACAGTATCTTGATTGATGAGGCGCGTACACCGCTCATCATCTCAGGTCAAGCAGAAGATTCAGCCGAGCTGTATGCACTGATTAACACCATCGTGCCTCGCCTGACTCGCTCTGAAGATGAAGAGGCGAATAAAGATAATAAAGACGGCGATTTTTGGATTGATGAGAAGAACCGTGCCATTGAGATCAGTGAAAAAGGCTACGAGAAGATCGAGCGATTCTTGGTTGAGGTGGGTGAGCTTGGCGCCAATGAGAGTCTGTACAGCCCTGCGCGTTTGCCATTGCTGGCGCATGTGCAGGCGGCGATTCGTGCGCACCACATTTTTGTTAAGAACATTCACTACATCGTCCAAGATGGCGAGGTCATCATTGTTGATGAGAACACGGGTCGTACCATGCCTGGCCGTCGCTGGAGTGAGGGTCTGCATCAAGCGGTAGAAGCCAAAGAGGGTGTTGAGATTCAAGCCGAAAACCAAACGATGGCAACCACTACCTTTCAGAACTATTTTCGTCTGTATGACAAGCTGTCCGGCATGACAGGTACGGCAGATACCGAGGCGGCAGAATTTAAGTCCACTTATGATCTTGATGTGGTCATCATCCCAACACATCGTCCGATTGCTCGTATCGACATGGATGATCAGATCTTCTTAACCAAGCTTGGTAAATACCAAGGCATCATCAAAGAGATCAAATCAATCACCGCCAAGGGCGCACCTGTGCTGGTTGGTACGGCAACGATTGAGGCAAGTGAGGAGCTGTCGTACCTACTGGATCAAGAAGGTATCGTTCATAACGTCCTAAACGCCAAGCAGCATGAGCGCGAAGCAGAGATCATCGCTCAGGCGGGTCGCCCACAAGCAGTAACCATCGCCACCAACATGGCGGGTCGTGGTACAGACATCATCCTAGGTGGTAACTGGCAAGCTCAGATTGATAATCTGCATGAGCTGACCGAAGAGCAAAAAGCGCAATTACAAGCCGATTGGCAAAATAAGAACGAAGCGGTAAAAGCGGCAGGCGGTCTACACATCATCGGCTCAGAGCGCCATGAATCTCGCCGTATCGATAACCAGCTGCGTGGTCGTGCTGGTCGTCAAGGCGACCCGGGGCAATCGCGTTTCTTCTTGTCATTAGAAGACGACCTGATGCGCATCTTCGCTGGCGATCGTGTCATGAATATGTTCCGTGCGATGGGTCTAAAAGAAGATGAAGCGATCGAGCATAAGATGGTCTCTCGTTCAATCGAAGGTGCGCAGGGTAAGGTTGAGGCGCGTGACTTCGATGCGCGTAAAAACCTACTCAAATATGACGATGTGGCGAATGAGCAGCGTAAGGTCATCTATGGGCAGCGCGATGACTTGTTAGGGCAAGCAGACTTGCAAGAATCCATTAAAGAGATGCATCATGAGGTCTATAATGCACTGATTAATCAGTTCGTACCAGCAGGTTCAGTGGATGATCAGTGGAATATCGATGGCCTAGAAGATGAAATCGAAGACGCGTTCAGATTCTACATGCCGATCAATGATTGGCTGGATGCAGATCGCCGCCTTGATGAAGAAGGTCTGCGCGATAAGATCATCAGTACCGCAATCGCACGCTACGAAGACAGACGCATGCAGATGGGCGAAGACAGCGCGGCACAGCTTGAGCGTCATTTCATGCTACAGAGTTTAGATCGTCACTGGAAAGAGCATCTTACCCAGATGGATCAGCTTCGTAAAGGCATTCATCTGCGCAGCTACGCTCAGAAGAACCCTGAGCAAGAATATAAACGCGAATCTTTTGAATTGTTCCGCTCAATGCTTGGTGCGATTAAATCTGACATCGTTCAGGATTTGGCGCGTGTTCATGTACCAACCCCTGAAGAGCTTGCTGCACTAGAAGAAGAGCGTCGTCGCCAAATCGAGCAGATGCGCATGCAGTTCGAGCATAATCAAGCCAATGAAGAGACGAGCGAACCACGCGAACATCGCGCAGCATCAAATCAAAACATCACCTTCACATTAAGTGCAGCTGGTGTGAGCGCAGAACAAGCAGCGCGTATGGCGGAAAAAGATGTGGCTATACCCGAAAACATTAATCGTAACGCGCCGTGTCCTTGTGGTAGTGGACTAAAATACAAGCAATGCCATGGCAAACTATCGTAA
- a CDS encoding beta-lactamase hydrolase domain-containing protein, with amino-acid sequence MNTQTITLYKQIHPCQCQTLSTLGFKSIINLRFDDECDNQPKAAELGLSASSTGLEYRHLPVDGENLPFDVVQRFAQLINELPSPVMVFCGTGSRAKRIYQSAVVSGLI; translated from the coding sequence ATGAACACCCAAACCATCACTTTATATAAGCAAATCCACCCCTGTCAATGCCAAACCTTATCAACGCTTGGCTTTAAGAGTATCATCAATCTACGTTTTGATGATGAGTGCGATAATCAGCCCAAGGCAGCAGAATTAGGGTTAAGCGCAAGCAGTACAGGACTAGAATATCGCCACCTGCCTGTGGATGGTGAGAACCTGCCTTTCGATGTCGTGCAGCGATTTGCCCAACTGATCAATGAGCTGCCCAGTCCTGTGATGGTGTTTTGTGGCACGGGCAGCCGTGCCAAGCGCATTTATCAAAGCGCGGTGGTGAGCGGCCTTATCTAG
- the ygfZ gene encoding CAF17-like 4Fe-4S cluster assembly/insertion protein YgfZ, with the protein MTTTIPTFEQVTLIGKDATKFLQGQLTINVEKLTDDFSPCAISDLKGRVQFGLWVRRIDDESFALVTSADCMSDLTAHIKKYGAFSKFTQSDVAPIYPAIEHGQPTFSDDADQADAQNWTSLSIQTGNYWITKATQGLFQPQELRLHQRGGVDYDKGCYLGQEIIARLWFKASPKAYLHRILLTEQTNDGDKLGKVQIVNSVPTDGGFDALVIGSPENVAEIGEILPLPDKLMDDVARG; encoded by the coding sequence ATGACAACGACAATCCCCACTTTTGAGCAAGTCACCCTAATCGGTAAAGACGCCACCAAATTCTTACAAGGTCAATTAACCATCAATGTCGAAAAATTAACCGATGATTTTTCGCCCTGCGCCATCAGCGATCTAAAGGGTCGCGTGCAGTTTGGGCTATGGGTGAGACGAATTGACGATGAGTCTTTCGCGCTCGTCACCTCAGCAGACTGCATGAGCGATCTGACCGCACACATCAAAAAATACGGCGCATTTTCTAAATTCACCCAGTCTGATGTCGCGCCCATTTATCCTGCTATAGAGCATGGTCAGCCAACCTTTAGTGATGATGCCGATCAAGCCGATGCTCAGAATTGGACAAGCTTAAGCATCCAAACAGGCAACTATTGGATCACCAAAGCAACCCAAGGATTGTTCCAACCCCAAGAGCTGCGCCTACACCAGCGTGGGGGCGTGGACTATGATAAAGGCTGCTATCTAGGGCAAGAGATCATCGCCCGGCTGTGGTTCAAGGCAAGCCCAAAAGCCTACCTGCACCGTATCCTGCTCACAGAACAGACAAATGATGGCGATAAACTTGGCAAAGTACAAATCGTCAATAGCGTACCTACCGATGGTGGCTTTGACGCCCTAGTCATTGGCTCGCCTGAGAATGTAGCGGAAATCGGGGAGATTTTACCCTTGCCCGATAAGCTTATGGATGATGTGGCGCGTGGCTAA
- a CDS encoding M48 family metallopeptidase, with the protein MKLLKKSLLAATLTATVALPIAGCSSTTDGGAVGADRRQLLLVSSSEVMQLSNQAYQQTIAQARAQGKLDTNAAQVARLRRIANDLIPQTAVYRPDATRWQWQVHAINSNDINAYVMPGGKIVFYSGIIDRLSLTDAEIAAIMGHEMAHALREHSREKVSRSVATSGVLSIATAALGLSSGQQELAGLASQLGLNLPHSRTQEAEADKIGLELMARAGYNPNAAITLWQKMQRAGGGSTPQFLSTHPSSASRIQAMQALMPTVTPLYNSSNKR; encoded by the coding sequence ATGAAATTACTCAAAAAATCCCTACTCGCCGCAACATTAACCGCCACCGTCGCTCTGCCGATCGCAGGCTGCTCTAGCACCACCGATGGCGGTGCCGTGGGCGCTGATCGCAGACAGCTGTTATTGGTATCTAGTAGCGAAGTCATGCAGCTATCGAACCAAGCCTACCAGCAAACCATCGCACAGGCACGCGCTCAAGGCAAGCTTGACACCAATGCCGCACAGGTCGCACGCCTACGCCGCATCGCTAACGACCTGATTCCTCAGACTGCCGTATATCGTCCTGACGCGACACGTTGGCAATGGCAAGTACACGCCATCAACTCAAATGACATCAACGCTTATGTCATGCCAGGTGGCAAGATTGTGTTCTATAGCGGTATCATCGACCGCCTAAGCCTAACCGATGCCGAGATCGCCGCCATCATGGGGCATGAGATGGCACACGCTCTGCGCGAGCACAGCCGTGAGAAGGTGAGCCGCAGCGTCGCCACATCTGGCGTGCTATCCATCGCAACTGCTGCACTGGGTCTGTCATCAGGTCAGCAAGAGCTAGCAGGTCTAGCCAGTCAGCTGGGTCTAAACCTACCACACTCGCGCACCCAAGAAGCCGAGGCGGATAAAATCGGTCTAGAACTGATGGCACGCGCAGGCTACAACCCAAATGCCGCCATCACCCTATGGCAAAAAATGCAGCGCGCAGGCGGCGGCTCAACCCCGCAATTCCTAAGCACCCACCCAAGCAGCGCAAGCCGCATCCAAGCCATGCAGGCGCTCATGCCGACGGTGACACCGCTGTATAATTCATCGAACAAGCGCTAA